TTTACGCCGGGAACCGCCGGGTCGCGGCCTGTCGCGCTCTATTCGAGTGACAGCCACAGGCGCAGCAGATGGCGGCGCCGCTCGGGCTGCGGCCAGTCTTCGTACTCCGTGCGCGCGTGCAGCACCGTGTGGTTCGAGATCAGCTGCACGTCGCCGGGCTCGAACTTCATGTCGAGGTAGAACTCGGGAGACGACGCGATCTCCTCGTAGAGATCCATCAGCTCGCGCTCGGCATTCGTGAAGCGCGGGGCCGCTTCGTGGCGCACCACCGAGCGGAAGTAGTCGCTGTGGTAGAACGTGCGCAGCCGTCCTTCCGAATAGCAGCAGGGCTGCACGGGGACCCACGGCATTCGTCCCTCGCGCGCCTCGTCGCGCGTATCGAGCAGGAACGGCTCGTAGAGTCGCGCAACCAGATCCGGCCGACGACGCGCAAGCTCGTCGTAGACGGCCACCGAGCTTACGATGCGGCTCGCACCACCGGCTTTCGCGGGCGTGAGGCACAGCAGCCCGACGACGTCCGCAAGATCACAGTGGTATGCGATCGTCGATGCCGTCCGGTACTTGCGCACGAACGGGTTGGCCGCATCCTCGCCGTAATCCTTGACGTGCCCGAGCAGCTCTTCGTCGGGATTCTGCCCGCCCGGCACGCCGAGATGATGGCCGAGGCCCCAGAACGCAATCGACGAGAGCTTCTCGCCCCAGCGCTCGACCGGAAGACCGCGCACGAGCAGAAATCCCCTGCCCTCGCCGAGCTCGCGGGCCCACTCGCGAATGCGCAGCGCGAGCGTCGGCAATGGAAATCCGGCGCGATCGATGCGGTCGAGCGGAAGCGACTCGCACTGGCGCGCTGCGCCTTCGAGCTCCGCAACTTCGCGATCGCCCAGGCGCACCACCCAATCGTCGCGCCCTGCGACGTCCGGTCCGCGCCACGCGGCGGGGCCGCCGACCGGAGCGGCAGCCATCTGTTCGTGCGGACGGTTGAAGTAATGCAGCGCCTGGGCGCCGAAGCTGCGCGCGGTCGTCATGGCAGCAAGCTCGCTATCATTCGTCCGACGTCTTCGCGAGCAGAGCGGTTTGCGCAGTCACCCGAGCAGATCGGCGAGGCGCAGCACTTCGTCCGGGTCGGCGGTCGTCGGCGTCAGCAGCACTTCGTCTGCGCCCGCGTCGCGGCAGCGCGCGATCGCTTCGCGAGCTCCCGAGGCAGATCGCGCAATGCAGAACGGCGCGAGGTCACGCCCGGCCGTCGGACC
This sequence is a window from Candidatus Limnocylindrales bacterium. Protein-coding genes within it:
- a CDS encoding TauD/TfdA family dioxygenase — encoded protein: MTTARSFGAQALHYFNRPHEQMAAAPVGGPAAWRGPDVAGRDDWVVRLGDREVAELEGAARQCESLPLDRIDRAGFPLPTLALRIREWARELGEGRGFLLVRGLPVERWGEKLSSIAFWGLGHHLGVPGGQNPDEELLGHVKDYGEDAANPFVRKYRTASTIAYHCDLADVVGLLCLTPAKAGGASRIVSSVAVYDELARRRPDLVARLYEPFLLDTRDEAREGRMPWVPVQPCCYSEGRLRTFYHSDYFRSVVRHEAAPRFTNAERELMDLYEEIASSPEFYLDMKFEPGDVQLISNHTVLHARTEYEDWPQPERRRHLLRLWLSLE